gtccaacgataaatgagacagatactgctcatttcctttctccaaaagccaattattattattattattattattattattattattattattattattattattattattattattatgcttggAGAATAAAGGTTAACCTATGGTGTAGGCGTTGCcctacgactgtatgctaatgagtagttgTGCCAttaggaaggaagaaagaatatAGGTTTGTTTATGGGAGTTTTggggatccctccactacggcacctcttcctttcttctcacagtccctcctttatacgttcccttgcggtgcggttcagctagtgtccgccgagatgtgagacagataatgcgccgtttccttttcctAGCAACCAATTTCCAATTCCCAATTtcttttatgagggtttaacgtcccaaaacgactcaggctatgagggacgccgtggtgaaaggcaacggaaatttcgaccgcccgggCTACTttcacgcgcactgacatcgcacagtacacgggcctctagaatttcacttccatcaaaattcgaccgccgcggccgggatcgaacccgcgtctttaaggccagcagccgagcgccataaccactgaaccaccgtggtggcttgaacaacaacaacaacaacaacaacaacaacaacaacaacaacaacaacaacaacaacaacaacaacaacaacaacaacaacaacaacaacaacaacaacaacaattgttttttggggggaaggaaatggcgcagtatctgtctcatatatcgttggacacctgaaccgcgccgtaagggaagggatataggagggagtgaaagaaaaaaggaagaggtgccgtagtggagggcttcagaataatttcgaccacctggggatctttaaagtgcactgatatcgcacagcagaagggcgcctttagcgttttgcccgggctcgaacccgaccgcggtggctgcgtttttatggaggcggcTTGAAGGAAGAATATAAATTAAAAACTaatgggaggggagggggaggctttcgtcttaaaagcCCGTAAATAGCCTTAAGTGCCCTCTAATTTTTTCGTACAGCAATATGTCACCGTACCGCTGCTGGAGCAAGGTTTGGAATGAATCAGGCGGTACCGGCTTTAGCAGCGAAACGCTGTACGGCCTTTGGGTCTTTTTGATAGGGCGAAAAAGATGCTGCTTTATGCACCAAATACTGGTGGTGTGCAGCGTTGGCCTTGAAGTAAGCATTACCCCTTCAAACCGGAAATTAGCCACTGGAGAGCCGCTTGCCAGTCGAAAAAACATCTGCAGAACAGTGTCAAAAAAGCTACAAAAAATTTTGTAgttttgtcgtaacgacagaaAACTACAAATCCGCTGTTTCTGTTGTTTCGTACAGTTTTTCCGTAGTAGTGCTGCtttttctgtagtacttttctgCAGTAACTACACAAAATTCTGCTGTTAGAAAAGTTTTTCGTTACCACAAGTTTTCGGTCGAAAACATTGCAGGAAATCTTTCATGGCGACAgcactttttctctttcttccgaCTGGGATAGCTCTAAATAACAGACAGGATCTCCGGTTTGTAAACTGCTTGCGATTTCCGTCGTTTACGAACCGGGAGCGATGAAATATTGACcccattacctgtgctgctttggTCATAGAGTGCGTGCGTTGCCAGTTTGTTACCCCATGGCAGCGCACACGATGCCATATAGCACGTGAGGGCAGTGCTGTTCATTAACGCTCTACGACAAAGGTGACTACGATACCCTGAATAGCAACCTCACGGAATCGTGTAGCTCTTTCCTTTCAAACTTTTCAAATCGCTCTGTCGAAATTAACTGGTCTCTGTTCACTGATAAAATGCGCGAGCTCATCCGCACCAACATGCCCACTAAAACAGTCACCACACGGTCATCGTCGCCATGCTTCAACGGAACGTTAAAAAGGCTGCTTAACAAAACAAAAAGGTTATTCCGATCTGCAAATAATTCTAATGACGCGCAGGGATGGGAAAGGTATCAGGCTGCCGAAAAGAACTTCCTTACTCACAcaaaaaaagcccccccccccccccccccccagaaaaaaaaaactttctcatCCGCATTACCTGATATGCTTCACAACAACCCCAGGCAATTTTTGAAGGCCATAAACCCAAACGCCACCTCACCAATATCGCTGTGCGACGAACATGGTTCACCTATTACACACACTGACGCGGCTGAGGCCTTAAATTATACATTTTCATCAAATTTCAGCCACGAATTTGTAGGCGACATGCCTGACTACTCTTCTTTTGATTATCCTCATATGCCGGACATACGTTTTGACCCTAACGGAATAATCGCGTTAATCGATTCCATGAAACTAACTTCATCAGCTGGTATTGATGAAATTAACGCAAAAGTTCTTTGTCAGACCTTCCAGCAATCACTCGAGTCCGGTATTATACCTCACAACCGGAAAGTAGGGAAAATAATCCCAGTGCACAAGAAAGGCCCTCCATCGTCTAGTAAGAACTACCGTACCATGTCCCGCACTAGTGTTTGCTCTAGATTAATGGAGCACGTAATTTACTCACACAACATGACCTTTTTGCAGGCTGTCAACTTTTTTCACCCTTCTCAACACGGATTCCTGAAAAACCTACCCTACTCTACCCAAGTGGCTCTCTTTACTCACGACATCAGTTCTAGTATGGACACTAACACACCCGTGGACGATCTATTGTTAAAATTTgaaaaaagctttcgacaaagttTGCCATCAACGCCTCTTAtaaaactttcacgcctaaacGAGAACCCACTAGTATATGGCTGGCTCCGAATTGTTTGACTAACCGCCAACAGTTCGCATGGGCTAACACACATGCATCTTCCATCTGCCCTGTTACCTCAGGCATGCCACAAGGCACGGTTTTAGGGCCTCTATTATTctttatttacattaacgacctccCAAGTAATCTGTCTTCCACCGTTCGTTTGTTCTCCGACGACTGCGTCATTTACCGGAGCATCACTAATGACAGAGAGACTTACAATCTGCAATGCGACATTGTGGAAGAGTGGTGCGCAAACTGGCTAATGTCCTTAAACGTTAATAAAACAACTATAATATCATTTCATCGTCGTCAATCGTATCCTACTCCTAACTACAACTTTCGCGGTTCCACGATATCCCACGCATCTTCATATAAAGATTTAGGAATCAGCCTAACACAGGATTTCTCTTGGACCACCCACATAATGAACATAACTAACGATGCTAACCGTGTTCTTGGTTATCTAAAACTTGACTTGCGTTCAGCACCTGCTTCCGTAAACAACTGTCCACTTTATTTAACTCTTGTCCGCCCTAAACTTGAATATTCCTGCCCAGTCTGGGATCCCCAACAAATTAACCTAGCCAGAACCCCCGAGTCCGTCCGGAGCCGCGTGATATGATTCGTATATTCCGATTATTCGTATCATACGAGCGTAAGAGCATTGAAGACAAAAGTTAACCTGCCCACTCTTGGATCCCGTCGCAAAATAAGCAGACTTTTCCCTTTCCACAGGTTTTATCATTCCCCTTTGAGTCGTTCCGTTATCGCATCTGCACACCGCCTATCACTTCGCATCAGTCATCCGAACGCTGTTCATACACCTCGAGCAGccacttctgcgcatctgaaaTCATTCCTCGTCCAGACCGCTAGAGGCTGGAACAACCTGCCCGCTGAAGCTTTCATCCGTCCAGGCCTGGAATCCTTCCATTCATTCACCACTGACCTAATTAAATGATATATTAGCCCaaccctcatgtaatgcccctagtgggcgtttgaggtactaataaataaataaataaattcattgCAGCGTGTGCCAACGTGTGCATCGTGGTTAGAGTCTTCCGAAAGCTGGCTTTTACGAACGTTTCAGCCAGCTATAGTACAGCTTCTTATTATACCAAGATATCTAATCAATTTAGGCACATTTTGAACACGCAAGGTAATGTGACCTCTCGCGATTTTCACGTGTCTAGGATGCCTAAGTACTTGAGCTTCTCGTTGTGATCTCCGCGCTTATTCGAAGCGGGAAAATGTTTCGAAATGCCTGGTAAAATTAATCTCCAGCTCGAGTCAAGCTGGCACAGAAACCTGCTCCATTGTGTAGTGTCCATCCTCTATTCCGTGCCACCTGTGAGGCTAATGTCTGGTCCGCATATGGCCGAGATgagtaataagaaaaaaattggagtacACACTTAAGCTTCTCATTAAGGGTAGGACGCGTTAGCGTAATGGGTTGGTAAattggttgttagggaaaggaaatggcacagtatctgtctcacatctcggcggacacctgaaccgtgccgtgagggaagggacgaaggtgcgagtgaaagaaggTAGACAGAAAGAGGACCTGGGAATCtttactgacatcgcgcagcacatgggtgcctttgcgtttcgcctgcatcgaaacgcggccaccgcggtcgggttcgaacccgggtgctccggctcagtagccgagcgccctaaccactgagccacgcagAAGGCCATCACATTCGTAGATACCTGGGTGTCCTCATACCtgtcctggcgctgtggtgcagcggttaagcgatgcgccactgaggctgcgatggcaggtgctcccagcggtgggccttgtgcggcccaagtaccacctgccgcggtgggcggtttgctcactatctggtgggcaggttgtaatgacgccgcACGGTctcatgacctaggtggcccaccagcctccTGGGTCATCTTCTGGGGATCCCCGACCAAATCGATGCCCGCGAcatttcgctcacaacaccgaaaCCCCTATAGGCCGGATTTTCTGCGCAACTGCAGGCctgtaacgctatcgcgtcgaaAAGAAGGCGGCGCTTTCTCACACGCCACTCACTTGATGTCGAAGGACAGGCCTCCCTGCGTACGCCTGTAACCCTTGACCACTTTTTTACACTTCACGAAGCTGCTGTGCAGCTCGGTCCCCATCACATTGTTGTCAGCGATGTATACGTGCGTGTAGAACAGGTAGTGACACAGGCCGTCGTCGGGGTACAGGTTTGCCAGAGTGGCCGTGGTTCCCACCGTGCAGATGAGCTCCTTGACTgcgcaagacaaaaaaaaaaaaaccggtcgACAAAAACGACAGGGTCGTgtcaaaaatacgacaaaatgCTTTGGGGTTTTGTCGTATGACAgatttttctgctgttttgtaGTGTTTGTCTGTAgtactctatttttttttcgtttggtagtgatgatgataatgatcaatttttatggcgcaggggCATCTGTGAGCCGCATGACAAggttattttcttctactcaaggtggggccaacgacccatttcccaagcatttcccaagctaaataagccgagcaccagaccaggggaaagcttttacccattgcatcactggtgggtacccgccggcactggggatcgaaccccgcacctcccgcatgctttTCTGAAACTACACGAAATTCTGTTGTTACAACGAATGATTCTGTTCGGTTACTACGAGTTTTCGATTAAAAACACTACAGAAAATCTGTTATGACGAAACGAACATTAATGCTGTGTTTTCCGACTGGGAATGGCATGCAATGATGATGTTTGGCGCACGAAATGGCACTGGCGTGCCAGCGTGCACTGATTAGCCAATGGGTGATGCTGCACGGAGTCGTACTCGCGTCAGAATGAGCTTCGCcacagcagtacgcactctgATGCACCATGGTACGTACTCATGATACCGGAACGCATTGACATGCTGAAAACGATGGTCGGCTTGCATAgttagtagtggtttattaaaataatgataaaaggaaggataagatttctgctagccccgtcATCTaccaccgatactgaagcacttgagctggggcagcggaaataaaggataacaggaagaatggagaaatgaaatgatatTTAGGCCATATTAGGTGCGCTCAGGTCAGTTTTATgttaaatgaaaaaaatgttaggcacagcacacgggcgccttaccgtttttcctccataaaaacggtaaggcgcccgtgtgctgtgcgatgtcagtgcacgttaaagatccccaggtggtcgaaattattccggagccctccactacggcacctctccttcctttcttctttcactccctcctttatcccttcccttacggcgcggttcaggtgtccaacgatatatgagacagatactgcgccatttcctttccccccaaaaccaattattattattaggctaaatgaaaaaaaaaatgaaaattgatttttggggaaaggaaatggcgcagtatctgtctcacatatcggccggcacctgaaccacgccgtaagagaaggaataataAGGGAGAgactaagaaaagaaaggaaaaaagaggtgccgtagaggagggggctccggaataatttcgaccacctggggatctttaacgtacactgacatcgtagggcacacgggcgcctgttgcGTTCACTGAGGAAAAAGTATTTGACTCAATGCTACAATTAAAGAACACATTCCTCTTCACCCAGCACTGATTTTAGGTCAAGATGCACTTATTGATATCTGAAGTGTTTTTAGCTTAAGGGAAGCAGGGCTCCTTGAAAAACTCTGAATTCCAACCTTGCGCCTAGCTACGTAtggtgatacacctcagccaccttctcattctGAGAACagggctgaggttttttatttttgttgggttggcagcctcgagatccttgccgcgGCAAGGATGGTTGCTGAGGCTACCCGTCTATCTTTAAAGCTTTCACTAATAgccatttttaaagttttttttctctcattaacAACAAGTACGAGCAATAGTTTTTATACCTGTACACCCGGAGCTTTTCACGTTTGTATAATTCAGCAGGAAACAATTTTCctacaccttgagcttggcgcatgatagccttagatgcttatgcgccattaaacccaacacaaaacGAAACGCGGCCCGTCGAAAAATTTGAGAGGTTTCGCGCAAGCACTGCAGAGTCTGGGGCTTACCCGGTGGCGTTGTAGTGGTCGTCGTAGTGGTCGTTGTCGTCGTTTTCTTGGTAGTGGTCGTTTTCTTTGTAGTGGTCGTCCTCTTGGTAGTGGTCGTCTTCTTAGTAGTCGTCGTTTTCTTGGTCGTCGTCGTAGTCGTCGTCTTAGTAGTTGTAGTAGGCCTCGTCGTAGTGGTGGTTGACGTCGTAGTGGTGGTTGACGTCGTAGTAGAGGTTGTCGTCGTAGTAGGCGTCGTCGTCGTAGTAGGGGTCGTCGTAGTAGGGGTCGTCGTCGTAGTAGGGGTCATCGTCGTAGTAGGGGTCGTTGTCGTAGTAGGGGTCGTCGTCGTAGTTGGAGGCTCTGTCTCAGGCTCTTTCGGAGTAGTGGTCGTCATCTTGGCGGTGGTTTTCGGCGGCACCTTCTTAGTGCCGGAAGACGGGGGATTGTAATAAGGCGGATCGGCTCccttgctgccgccgctgccgccgccgccgcctccgccgccgccgccggagcCATCGCCATCGCCCTCGACGTCCACGTCTGCACGTATAAAGGATTGCTTTACAGCGCAGCTGAATGCTGCGCGCCTCACCGCGAAATTACGCAGCAACAGCGATCGCAAATGTCGCCTAATTTCGACTGAGGCATCAGCGGCAGCGTTTGACTATTCTGCCACGTTGAATTAAATTTCTCCCATTAGGAGTCTGTGGCGTCGGAAAAGGGGCGCATTATAAATGGACCGGACGATGCGCCACCCTTGACAAAGTTATATCAGATCCTTAAACACATTTGCGTACTACCAAAGACGGCGCATACGCAGTGAGGTCACGAGTGGGGCCctgtggaaaattgaaaattggtttttgaggaaaggaagaatttcctttcctcaaaaaaccttcctttcttctttcattccctcctttacccttcccttacggcgcggttcaagtgtacaacgatataggagacagatacagcgccatttcctttccccaaaaaaccaattattaattattattatttgaggaaaggaaatggcgcagtatctcacatatcggtggacacctgagccacgccgtaagggaagggataaaggagagggtgaaagaaaagtggtgctgtagtggagggctctggaataatttcgtccacctggagatctttaacgtgcactgacatcgcacagcacacgggcgtcataGCGTTTCGCCTGGCGAACTGTGGTGATCACCTTTTGGCGCGTTTTAATATCGCACAGTCACCCACAGGCAGAGGTACAAGAACTTAAGGCCACTAAGCCCGAATGTTGGCCAgcgccttaaagggaagctgaaaccgCTTTTTGAGAATCCGAGattattcaagaattcgaatgTATTTAGCTTGTAGGTAAAGCCCGTCAAGTAGTTTtgggctagcatttaaaatggtgacgtaatcgccgattaaaacagTGACTGTGTTCAGGTTTCGCATCACTGCCTTAAGGTACTGCGGGAAAACTCATGATGTCTTTGTcgccgaaatttcagatgtccgtTGCCTTCAGCCACGTGCTTCCATGCGTCTTCCGGTGTCACCAAATATTGCTTCGTGGGCTTCACTTTCGGTGGCACCGGAATATTGCTTCGTGGGCTTCactttcacccgccgcggtggctcagtggttagggcgctcgaatactgatccggagttcccgggttcgaaccagaccgtggcggctgcgtttttatggaggaaaaacgctaaggcgcccgtgtgctgtgcgatgtctgtgcacgttaaagatccccaggtggtcgaaattattccggagccctccactacggcacctatttcttctttcactccctccattatcccttcccttacggcgcggttcaggtgtccaacgatatatgagacagatactgcgccatttcctttccacaaaaaccaattattattactacacTTTCGGTGGAggggtttttttttccttcgaacAACCGTGTTTTTCCTGGAAACGTTGCGCCACCGttcatgacgtcatcactgcGGCCTCTGCCCGTTTCAGTGCACTGTAGAGAAGCCTTACTGCCGACTGTTTTATTCAGTAATTACGTGACCATTTCAAATGCGTGTGGAACACGACTTCGCATGATCTACCTGCAGGTTTCACACACTCGACCCCTCAAaactcgtcgaattctaaaaccaCTTAAGTTTCCCCTTAGCGTCATCTGTGTACCAAAGTTAATTAAGGATGAGGGCCGGAAACGGACCCCCGATGTTGAACGGACGCGCGCCTACTATGCAATGTCAGCTTCTCTGCGGCGTGGAAGTGGCGATCCAAGCGGATAGTCGCGACATCCGGCAGTGTTTGACCACCTAAATGCGTTGGGTTCGAAGCAGAATGCGATGGCCTTGTTGCATGGCCACATTCAGTCAACTGTGCTGCATACTACTGTCCATGTGTCCACCATTTTACGGTTATCTTTTGACAGGCCAATAGCGCTATCAAGGGTGCACTGTAtaggttggttggtttttggggaaatgaaatggtgcagtatccgcctcacatatcggtgcacatctgaatcgcgccgtaagggaaaggataaaggaggaactgagagaagaaaggaagaaagaggtgccgtagtggagggctccggaatagtttcgaccacatcGGGATCGTTAATGTGCACTGTATAGGTTTTGTCTGAGAGCCCGGAACGGCTTACTGGATCGGGTCCTGTGCTGTTGGTGCTCCTATAATGCAGCAGGTCGCAGCATATTTAGGGCGGGTTTCTACGAATAAACCTACGTCCGGAAAGCTACGTCTGAAGCCTCCAAAGAGCCGGAATCGGGATATGTCGTTAATCCATGCGAAGAGACTCCCATACGTGTGACTGGTGGAAGCATTTCCAAGCGTATTTTTTAGAGCGACATCTCCACTCATCCcttacaaagctgaaggtcatgtggctatgaaatttgaccttgaaaCCAGGAGCAGCGccggcttggctctgacgtcatgccacgtgactcgccacgcctcgccacagctgcgcccGTTGAGCCGACGGCGGTCGCTtgcctcgcaactatcgaatcacgtgactcgctgcgcctcgcgacagctgcgtatgcggagccgacggcactctcgcaactgccgcaAACCACGTGACGTGCCGCTCGCTATACAAAAGCTTTTGGCGTGTGCTTACTGTCACAGCAGTGTGCAGGAACTAGCGCTTCGGCGATGCATCATCGGCGTCCAAGCCATTCCCTTGATATGCAATGGAGTCTAATCAAATGTAAACAATGTCTAACCACGCTTAAtggagctttcgctcgtcttattAGGTTCAGCGGGGTAgaacctcatttttttttgtcctcgtgCTGGTTAGTACGGCcgaattattaatgcgaaagcattatgtgGTTATGTCGTGTCAGCAAagagtgtccgcaaattttgtccgctcgattatgtcgttctgtggagataaatgtgcaaaagtgtTTGTGTTTGGTAGTGCGTGAGTAGAGCTTGAAATGGTAAATGTTTGGTTAATAAATTGGAGTTAGTTAATTAAAATTGAATTACTGAAAATAAATGCTGCGCTTGAAGCAGGTTTTGCGTGAcggattcgatgaaaaacgatgtaaatgggTGAGAATGCTTATTTTGtgttaaagaaacaaaaatgaaataaatagaaagaaaaataatcaaTAAGGTATATAAAAACAACAAATTTTTAATAATGAAGATAAAAACATATAAAAAATAAGATGAAAAATGgtgagagaaagagaggaaaggaaaaggctttcggCATTTCCGCTTTTAAGCAGACTTGAAAGCAATCCTGTAATTAATTTTTTTCCGGATATATATACAATATTCCTCTTCGACTGGCAGGCTTTGAGAAATATTCTTCGCTATGGAATCTATTTGAAACGAGTTGGACTGAACACTTACCGCTGCTGCTTGGGGATAAAACGTACGCGATGCCACCGATGAAGAGGAGCAGCAGGCAACATCCGATAATCGGGAGGAGGTACATCTTCTTGTCCCTGCATCGTATGCAATGCCGGCGATAAACACGTCAATGAAACCGTAAGCATCGCTTGCACCAGGTCATTCTAGGAAGACTAAATGATTCTTAATAATAGGCTTTTTTTGGTAAAATTGTTTTTTATaagcacagtattaccagtgttggcggacaccagaaaaccagtgaatcgtTTTTAGTAgttggctggttaactaatttttaatagtgGACTTTCTATTAGAGTtgggcgcctagttgcaattagatatttgtaactggtcattagtaatagccatatcagtttttaagaTTTTGAAAACTcgattaccttcggcgctgtggctcgacagaatttggcttttttgactagttacgtgcactggaaaggttgctgcttttcgaaagcgcatgcattttggcacgtACGTTGTAGCTAAAAAAAAGGCCAGTCCCCGGACGAAACATCAAGAACAAGTGTTTCTTCACCACGTCTGTTTCCTTTCaagggggtatatatatatatatatatatatatatatatatatatatatatatatatatatatatatatatatatatatatatatatatatatatatatatatatatatatatatataaacagttTATCGCCAATTTCACCGAAAACTGGCAAGTACCGATGCTTGTTTAGGtctcaaacaacttaggcaataatattctaccttgtgagcggTGTTTGCTCTCG
This region of Amblyomma americanum isolate KBUSLIRL-KWMA chromosome 5, ASM5285725v1, whole genome shotgun sequence genomic DNA includes:
- the LOC144135514 gene encoding uncharacterized protein LOC144135514 produces the protein MYLLPIIGCCLLLLFIGGIAYVLSPSSSDVDVEGDGDGSGGGGGGGGGGSGGSKGADPPYYNPPSSGTKKVPPKTTAKMTTTTPKEPETEPPTTTTTPTTTTTPTTTMTPTTTTTPTTTTPTTTTTPTTTTTSTTTSTTTTTSTTTTTRPTTTTKTTTTTTTKKTTTTKKTTTTKRTTTTKKTTTTKKTTTTTTTTTTTTPPVKELICTVGTTATLANLYPDDGLCHYLFYTHVYIADNNVMGTELHSSFVKCKKVVKGYRRTQGGLSFDIKYINIDVLRKYKQAVTRLASENLRHYGMLGMVAPVDILDFWVNRARPIFTEFKNMQGNDKSRKTMIAIGTFFYSRSWQKYKTVFEKVIKKDYNVDTVIVVTSTNVQVEYDKCLGIPPAVITAANQDYTSFNKLKELVKKSYQYPDKYIIVGVSLEFGALAQKLNKKVDVNNFQLYRECSQQTVVPVDVPCDSAKSKELGESTNVAVLKGAEYNYVLYETTKTTKAKVDIIKSLPPWHRFSWLVYDVHMVDVGGTCNAAKFQLLLDVKKNFGM